The Halorientalis sp. IM1011 genome window below encodes:
- a CDS encoding helix-turn-helix domain-containing protein has protein sequence MPISIDEFDEFDPGDRTVTNAERVLRFLVRNREQAFKAAEVADRTGVDENSIHPVLNRLEERDLVRHKEPYWAIGDLDRVRNATVFQSTAAFLDEELGTESREEWLDAAEEEP, from the coding sequence ATGCCGATTAGCATCGACGAGTTCGACGAGTTCGATCCGGGCGACCGGACGGTAACCAACGCCGAGCGAGTGCTTCGGTTTCTCGTCCGGAACCGCGAGCAGGCGTTCAAAGCGGCCGAGGTCGCCGACCGGACCGGCGTCGACGAGAACTCGATCCACCCCGTTCTGAACCGGCTCGAAGAGCGTGATCTGGTCCGGCACAAAGAACCGTACTGGGCGATCGGCGACCTCGACCGCGTTCGGAACGCGACCGTCTTCCAGTCGACCGCGGCGTTTCTCGACGAGGAACTCGGGACGGAGAGCCGCGAGGAGTGGCTCGACGCCGCCGAGGAAGAGCCGTGA